A genomic stretch from Sphingobacterium sp. ML3W includes:
- a CDS encoding TolC family protein has protein sequence MLKLNLVLSLAVSLATSTSFAQKLTIRDAVDQGLANYGIIKAKAYYVQSALQTNEQVKRDFWPNLTVAAQQDYGTINGQNGPLYGFGGLGVASSGAALPEQNWNSAFGALYLANINWDIYTFGRRKERIELSKADSRRLEIDLQQEQFQHKIKIAAVYLNLLASQRLQKNQQKNLDRALVFFNIAATKAKNGILPGVDSTLASAEVSRAKISLNQAGENVKEQNNKLTVLMGINATDLQIDTALVTKTPTQLLTTDPTLVDNNPVLQYYKSRIEVGEQQLRLSNKEYLPTLSAFGVFQARGSGFKSDYTTDLHAFTRNYWDGIRPNRQNYLLGLGINWNLTTIARINKKISAQRHTNDALREEYQTTAAEFVAQLDAADVKIRLAQQSDIEAPRQVSAAQQAYNQKMAMYKNGLATLVDVTQTLYTLNRAETDREIVHINLWQSLLLKAAAAGDFDIFNKEL, from the coding sequence ATGCTGAAATTGAATTTAGTGTTGTCATTGGCTGTATCACTTGCGACCTCAACCTCATTTGCACAAAAGCTTACCATCCGTGATGCCGTAGACCAAGGTCTTGCAAATTATGGAATTATTAAGGCAAAGGCGTATTATGTCCAGTCAGCACTACAGACCAACGAACAGGTAAAACGCGACTTCTGGCCTAATTTGACCGTTGCAGCGCAACAAGATTATGGAACCATCAATGGACAGAATGGTCCACTGTATGGATTTGGCGGACTCGGTGTTGCTTCTTCGGGTGCGGCACTTCCGGAGCAAAATTGGAATTCCGCTTTTGGAGCGCTTTATCTTGCCAACATCAATTGGGATATCTACACCTTTGGTCGCAGGAAAGAGCGCATCGAATTGAGTAAAGCGGACAGTAGACGATTGGAAATTGATCTCCAACAAGAACAATTTCAACATAAGATCAAGATTGCCGCAGTCTATCTGAATCTTCTGGCGAGCCAGCGTCTTCAAAAAAATCAACAGAAGAACCTTGACCGCGCTCTGGTATTCTTTAACATCGCGGCCACCAAAGCCAAGAACGGGATTTTGCCCGGTGTCGATTCAACCTTGGCCTCGGCAGAAGTATCCCGCGCGAAGATCAGTTTGAATCAGGCCGGAGAAAATGTGAAGGAGCAAAACAACAAATTAACGGTACTGATGGGGATCAACGCAACAGACCTTCAGATTGACACTGCGCTGGTAACAAAAACACCCACCCAGCTACTGACGACCGACCCGACACTGGTGGACAATAATCCCGTGCTTCAATATTACAAAAGCCGGATTGAAGTTGGTGAACAACAGCTGCGACTGTCAAACAAGGAATATCTGCCCACCTTATCGGCCTTCGGTGTTTTCCAGGCAAGAGGTTCTGGCTTCAAAAGCGATTACACAACAGACCTCCATGCCTTTACAAGAAACTACTGGGATGGTATCCGTCCCAACCGACAAAACTATCTTTTGGGCTTGGGGATCAATTGGAATTTAACCACGATCGCCCGAATCAACAAAAAAATCAGCGCACAACGGCATACCAACGATGCTTTACGGGAGGAATATCAAACCACCGCAGCAGAGTTTGTTGCACAGTTGGATGCCGCCGACGTTAAGATCAGATTAGCACAACAGAGCGATATCGAAGCCCCCCGACAAGTATCAGCGGCCCAACAGGCCTACAATCAAAAGATGGCTATGTACAAAAACGGTCTAGCGACACTTGTGGATGTCACCCAAACCCTATATACACTTAATAGAGCCGAAACAGATCGCGAAATCGTCCATATCAACCTGTGGCAATCACTTTTGCTGAAAGCCGCAGCAGCTGGAGATTTCGATATTTTCAACAAAGAACTATAA
- a CDS encoding efflux RND transporter permease subunit has product MNLIRFALRKPISILVLVMGLIVFGIGAVRTIKVDILPKMNLPVIYIAHPFGGYSPDQMESYFAKNYVNILLFANGVKSIETKNIQGLTLMKISYYEDTNMAQAAAELSALANRIQASFPPGSQPPFIIRFDASSLPVGQLVLSSDKRSNNELQDLANVYVRASFTSIPGLLSPPPFGGSPRTIEVNVDPDLMRSHNMTPDQVVEALKLNNQTAPAGNVRIKDKNYITPTNNTIRDVKDFEKIPLFKGGVQNLYLGDIATVKDGADVTAGYALVNGKRSVYVSIAKAGDASTWEVVQNLKAALPKIQNTLPEDVKLSYEFDQSVYVINSVKSLITEGAIGAILTGLMVLLFLGDRRAALIVILTIPISVISGVLFLKLFGQTINLMSLSGLALAIGILVDESTVTIENIHQHLDMGKPKALAIWDACKEIALPKLLILLCILAVFAPAFTMTGIPGSLFLPLALSIGFSMIISFLLSQTFVPIMANWLMKDHHKTGPHKINPKGLNADEIKFAETGLSVESEQDTLNQKKLLVEREDFNNDGKISLFERFRNQFMKMIDRLFKQKKIITVVYLGGAISLVLVLLNTIGQDVFPKVNSSQFQMRLRAVEGTRIERTEEKAKRALAELEKLVGKEHIGISSVYIGQHPGQFSVSPIYLFMAGPHEAVFQIALKDYEHDMDSFRDEYRKRLKAALPDVQVSFEPIELTDKVLSQGSPTPIEVRIAGKNKKNNEKYAGKLIEELKAIPYFRDVQLAQSIKYPSYDINIDRVRAAQLGIDLAEVTRSLIAATSSSRYTEKNTWIDEKAGLSYNVQVQVPIDKMKDEKEIGEIPLLKNSSRPILSDIATITPSYTYGENDNLGAMPYISVTANIDHTDLKTASNDVQRSIKALGELPRGLSVEQIGLGKVLNETMDSLQAGLAVAIIVIFLMLSANFQSFKVSLVVLTTVPAVVLGSLLMLLMTGSTLNMQSYMGIIMSVGVSIANAVLLITNAEHIRKHNQNALAAAREAASLRLRPIIMTSLAMIVGMLPMAIGHGEGGEQVSPLGRAVIGGLLFSTFAVLVILPLIFAWAQEKSSTQSISLDPEDEESKHYIAALKPLS; this is encoded by the coding sequence ATGAATTTAATACGTTTTGCCTTACGTAAGCCGATATCCATTCTTGTACTGGTCATGGGACTTATTGTATTTGGAATAGGCGCAGTACGCACCATCAAGGTAGACATTTTACCCAAAATGAACCTTCCTGTTATTTATATTGCGCACCCCTTTGGAGGTTATTCTCCAGATCAGATGGAGTCTTATTTTGCTAAAAACTACGTCAATATCCTGCTTTTTGCCAACGGGGTCAAATCCATTGAGACCAAAAACATCCAGGGGCTGACCTTAATGAAGATCTCATACTACGAAGACACCAACATGGCTCAGGCTGCAGCCGAATTGAGTGCATTGGCTAATCGTATCCAGGCCTCCTTTCCTCCGGGATCACAACCGCCCTTTATTATCCGGTTTGACGCGTCTTCACTCCCTGTAGGGCAGCTTGTACTCAGCAGTGATAAACGTTCCAACAACGAACTACAGGATCTAGCCAATGTCTATGTACGGGCTTCTTTTACCTCCATACCGGGATTACTTTCCCCGCCACCATTTGGAGGTAGTCCGCGTACAATCGAAGTCAATGTTGATCCCGATTTGATGCGCAGTCACAACATGACCCCTGATCAGGTCGTCGAAGCGTTAAAACTCAACAATCAAACCGCACCTGCCGGAAATGTCCGTATAAAAGATAAAAACTATATTACCCCCACCAACAACACCATTCGCGATGTGAAGGATTTTGAGAAAATCCCGCTTTTTAAAGGCGGAGTACAAAATCTGTATCTGGGTGATATAGCTACTGTAAAAGATGGTGCCGATGTCACGGCAGGTTATGCACTCGTCAATGGTAAACGATCGGTCTACGTCAGCATTGCCAAAGCCGGTGATGCCTCCACTTGGGAAGTCGTACAAAATCTGAAGGCCGCACTTCCAAAAATACAGAATACCCTTCCCGAGGATGTCAAACTATCCTATGAGTTTGACCAATCCGTCTATGTCATCAACTCCGTCAAAAGTTTGATTACCGAAGGCGCTATCGGAGCAATACTCACCGGTCTGATGGTCTTATTATTTTTGGGCGACCGTAGAGCAGCTTTAATCGTTATTTTAACAATCCCAATCTCTGTTATTTCGGGCGTGCTCTTCCTGAAACTATTTGGACAGACGATCAATCTAATGTCACTGAGTGGATTGGCACTAGCAATCGGCATCCTCGTTGACGAGAGTACAGTCACGATAGAGAATATACACCAACACCTGGATATGGGCAAACCCAAAGCATTGGCAATCTGGGATGCCTGTAAGGAAATTGCCCTACCAAAACTGTTGATTTTATTGTGTATCCTTGCCGTATTTGCGCCTGCATTTACGATGACAGGTATTCCGGGATCCCTATTCTTACCCTTGGCCCTGTCCATTGGATTCTCCATGATTATCTCCTTCCTGCTGTCACAAACTTTTGTACCGATCATGGCCAACTGGCTTATGAAAGATCATCACAAAACCGGTCCACATAAAATAAATCCAAAAGGACTGAATGCAGATGAAATAAAATTTGCCGAAACGGGTCTATCCGTTGAATCCGAACAAGATACCCTGAATCAAAAGAAACTTCTTGTTGAACGGGAAGATTTTAACAACGATGGCAAGATCAGCCTATTTGAACGCTTTAGAAATCAGTTTATGAAAATGATCGACAGATTGTTCAAGCAGAAGAAAATAATCACCGTCGTCTATCTAGGTGGTGCCATAAGCCTTGTACTCGTTTTGCTCAATACGATTGGACAGGACGTATTTCCAAAGGTCAATTCGAGCCAATTTCAGATGCGTCTGCGTGCGGTTGAAGGGACCCGTATCGAACGTACCGAAGAGAAAGCCAAACGCGCGTTGGCCGAACTTGAAAAACTCGTTGGAAAAGAACATATAGGGATCTCCTCCGTGTACATTGGCCAGCACCCCGGGCAGTTCTCTGTATCACCGATCTATCTATTTATGGCTGGGCCTCATGAGGCAGTTTTTCAAATAGCCCTTAAAGATTACGAGCACGATATGGACAGCTTCCGCGATGAATACAGAAAGCGACTCAAGGCCGCTCTTCCAGATGTGCAAGTTTCCTTTGAACCCATCGAACTCACTGATAAAGTCTTGAGCCAAGGTTCACCAACACCGATCGAGGTGCGAATTGCCGGCAAGAACAAAAAAAATAATGAGAAATATGCAGGCAAATTAATCGAAGAACTGAAAGCTATTCCCTATTTCAGGGATGTGCAGCTAGCGCAATCCATCAAATACCCGTCCTATGACATCAATATTGACCGGGTACGTGCCGCTCAGCTAGGTATTGACCTTGCAGAAGTGACCCGATCATTGATCGCAGCAACATCGTCCTCCCGTTATACTGAGAAAAATACCTGGATTGATGAAAAAGCGGGGCTATCCTACAATGTGCAAGTACAGGTTCCCATTGATAAAATGAAAGACGAGAAAGAGATTGGAGAAATTCCATTGTTAAAAAATTCGTCAAGGCCAATACTGAGCGATATTGCAACCATTACGCCATCTTATACTTATGGCGAGAACGACAACCTAGGTGCCATGCCCTACATTTCTGTCACCGCCAATATCGACCATACGGATCTGAAAACAGCCTCCAATGATGTACAACGTAGTATTAAAGCTTTGGGCGAACTTCCACGCGGTCTTTCGGTGGAGCAAATCGGGTTGGGAAAAGTATTAAATGAAACCATGGATAGCCTACAGGCAGGTCTGGCGGTAGCAATTATTGTGATATTTCTGATGCTTTCGGCCAACTTTCAGTCGTTCAAAGTATCCTTGGTTGTTCTCACCACCGTACCAGCAGTTGTCCTTGGATCCTTACTGATGCTCTTAATGACCGGTTCAACACTCAACATGCAATCCTATATGGGTATTATTATGTCTGTGGGTGTATCCATCGCCAATGCGGTACTATTGATCACCAATGCAGAGCATATTCGCAAGCACAATCAAAATGCATTGGCAGCAGCACGTGAAGCAGCTTCCCTGCGTCTACGTCCAATTATTATGACCAGTTTGGCCATGATTGTCGGGATGTTACCAATGGCCATTGGTCATGGTGAAGGTGGTGAACAAGTATCACCATTGGGACGTGCCGTTATCGGAGGCTTACTCTTCTCCACTTTTGCCGTACTGGTGATTTTACCGTTGATATTTGCTTGGGCACAAGAGAAAAGTAGCACCCAATCGATCTCCTTAGATCCAGAAGACGAAGAAAGTAAACATTATATCGCAGCATTAAAACCTTTATCATGA
- a CDS encoding OsmC family protein, which yields MKEHQYKATAEWTGNLGSGTDHYKNYERSHQISIKDKVIIQGSSDPAFRGDPNKHNPEDLLLASLSSCHMLWYLHFCSVNNIIVESYIDHATGTMMEEESGKGFFKEVILSPSIRVQRPEMIAKAIALHKKANEYCFIANSMNFPVLHQPHVSAEA from the coding sequence ATGAAAGAACATCAATATAAAGCGACTGCCGAATGGACAGGCAATTTAGGAAGTGGTACAGATCATTATAAAAACTATGAACGAAGTCACCAGATCAGCATAAAGGACAAAGTGATTATCCAGGGCTCTTCTGATCCGGCATTTCGCGGGGATCCCAACAAGCACAATCCCGAAGATCTCTTACTTGCGTCCCTATCCTCCTGCCACATGCTATGGTATCTTCATTTCTGTTCGGTCAACAATATTATCGTGGAATCGTATATTGACCATGCCACAGGGACAATGATGGAAGAGGAAAGTGGCAAGGGCTTTTTTAAAGAGGTCATACTTAGCCCCTCAATCCGTGTACAGCGACCAGAAATGATCGCCAAAGCGATAGCCCTCCACAAAAAAGCCAATGAATATTGTTTTATTGCAAATTCAATGAATTTTCCGGTGCTCCATCAACCCCATGTAAGTGCTGAAGCATGA
- a CDS encoding LysR family transcriptional regulator, whose amino-acid sequence MKWNLEWLRTFKAIYETGTLSAAAQELFISQPGVSLHLNSLEAFTGHKLFDRSARRMVPTEKGKILYNYIIDPLKKLEIGEQHFHNRALDERITISVGMCFETFQYTLEEHIAQLPFNLIIKFGEYPQMQQDLDNGLLDLIITPQKGNQQNLVYQPFSKERIVLIAGCQTDTTELEALLHGNKIKEASELLKKQLWYSTAADMDHLRNFWSTHFGEHPDFSPNYIVPNISSIIRCLSNNKGFSIVPDFLCAEAIASSKIKLVWEGQSPVENTLYFGTRKKTMYQEEISKLETLLQEKW is encoded by the coding sequence ATGAAATGGAACTTAGAATGGCTTCGTACTTTTAAGGCGATTTATGAGACCGGCACACTGTCAGCGGCCGCACAGGAATTATTTATTTCGCAACCTGGCGTGAGTCTACATCTCAACTCCTTGGAAGCCTTTACAGGGCACAAACTATTCGATCGGTCAGCACGCCGGATGGTACCGACAGAGAAAGGAAAAATTTTATATAATTATATTATTGATCCGCTTAAAAAGCTAGAAATAGGCGAACAACATTTTCACAATCGAGCTCTGGATGAACGTATTACCATCAGCGTTGGTATGTGTTTTGAAACCTTTCAATACACTCTTGAGGAGCATATTGCCCAGCTTCCCTTTAACCTCATTATTAAATTCGGCGAATATCCACAGATGCAACAGGATCTGGACAATGGATTACTCGACTTAATTATTACACCGCAAAAAGGCAATCAGCAGAATTTAGTCTATCAGCCCTTTTCGAAAGAGCGTATCGTGCTGATCGCAGGTTGCCAAACAGATACAACAGAATTGGAAGCTTTATTGCATGGCAATAAGATCAAAGAAGCTTCCGAGCTATTAAAAAAACAGCTATGGTACAGCACTGCCGCAGATATGGATCACCTCAGGAATTTCTGGTCAACACATTTTGGCGAACATCCCGATTTCAGCCCCAATTACATTGTACCCAATATCAGTTCCATTATACGCTGTCTCAGCAATAACAAAGGCTTTTCTATTGTTCCTGATTTTTTATGTGCAGAAGCTATTGCTTCCAGCAAAATAAAACTGGTGTGGGAAGGTCAATCTCCGGTTGAGAATACACTTTATTTTGGCACACGCAAGAAAACAATGTACCAAGAGGAAATCAGCAAATTGGAAACATTGCTACAGGAAAAATGGTAG
- a CDS encoding histidine kinase codes for MRKVLENKIIQETMLLVFSFILFTLNDWILILSWKGFLMGVIYFLILYIHAQVNRFFLLPLLLKKNKATLYALSSIAILLVFALVLKEITENFIYKNCFLYKSIAQKTFHYQVGVLLGSLICILGSIQFIEFYRFQRLKTRRELLSNQTQLSNLKKQLNPHFLFNTLNTIYGISLKFPERTSELIIKVSQLLRYQMESSDKEFVSMDDEIDFISSYIELERERLGYRTKIDFDYQREEGVKYQIAPMLLITFVENAFKHGTCSIEDCYVAISIRIEKGNLYLHVRNSVPVKKRNVFSAKIGLENTIARLKLLYPNRYQLNTNASKEEFEVSLVINL; via the coding sequence ATGAGAAAGGTTCTGGAAAATAAGATCATACAGGAAACCATGTTGCTGGTTTTCTCGTTTATCCTCTTTACGCTGAATGACTGGATTCTGATTTTGAGTTGGAAAGGCTTCTTGATGGGGGTGATCTATTTTTTGATCTTATATATCCATGCGCAGGTGAACCGTTTTTTTCTGCTGCCTCTTCTGCTTAAAAAGAATAAAGCCACATTGTATGCTTTATCGTCGATAGCAATATTACTGGTGTTTGCTTTGGTGCTAAAAGAAATAACGGAAAACTTTATTTATAAGAACTGTTTTTTGTATAAAAGTATCGCTCAGAAAACATTTCATTATCAGGTCGGCGTATTATTGGGCTCGTTGATCTGTATTTTGGGCAGTATCCAATTTATTGAATTCTATCGTTTTCAGCGATTGAAAACGCGACGGGAACTGCTCTCCAATCAGACACAATTGTCTAATTTGAAAAAACAGCTGAACCCCCATTTTTTGTTTAATACCTTAAACACCATTTATGGTATCAGCCTTAAATTTCCGGAACGTACCTCTGAATTGATTATCAAGGTGTCACAATTGCTACGTTATCAGATGGAAAGTAGCGACAAAGAATTTGTTTCAATGGATGATGAGATTGACTTTATTTCGAGTTATATCGAATTGGAACGCGAACGTCTGGGCTATCGAACCAAGATTGACTTTGATTATCAACGGGAAGAGGGTGTCAAGTACCAGATTGCGCCGATGCTATTGATCACATTTGTAGAGAATGCTTTTAAACATGGCACCTGTAGTATAGAAGATTGTTACGTAGCAATTTCGATCAGGATTGAAAAAGGGAACTTATATTTGCATGTACGAAATTCAGTTCCCGTGAAAAAACGGAATGTTTTTTCGGCAAAAATAGGTTTGGAAAATACGATAGCGCGATTAAAATTGCTCTATCCCAACCGCTATCAATTAAATACAAATGCAAGTAAAGAGGAGTTTGAGGTGTCTTTAGTTATAAATCTTTAG
- a CDS encoding putative quinol monooxygenase, whose product MKIYITAILKANPAFRNEVMHTLQRMVEESRKEAACIQYDLHQLAEDENQFIFYEIWESRTGLDAHNQQPYILAFGRMVEEKLQETPQIYLMEKIA is encoded by the coding sequence ATGAAGATCTATATAACGGCTATTTTAAAGGCAAATCCAGCATTTCGAAACGAGGTCATGCATACATTGCAGCGTATGGTCGAAGAGAGCCGAAAGGAAGCTGCTTGTATACAGTATGATCTGCATCAGCTGGCTGAAGATGAGAATCAGTTTATCTTTTATGAAATCTGGGAAAGCCGGACGGGACTGGATGCACATAACCAGCAACCTTATATCCTCGCATTTGGGCGAATGGTTGAGGAGAAGCTGCAAGAGACACCACAGATTTACTTAATGGAAAAAATAGCCTGA
- a CDS encoding response regulator transcription factor codes for MEKNRCIVVDDEPAAHYVLVNYIERSADLKLVAQCYNAFEALEYLRNNRVDLIFLDIDMPEITGMEFLKMLDNPPKTILTTAYSEYALESYDYGVVDYLLKPISFPRFIKAVQRFLSFNQSTIPQEEEPKTISIRMDGRLIEVKLSQIDFIQSFGNYVKIVTPAQTYLTASTTQQILTQVPASKFVRIHKSYIASINKVSKYEHGMVQINDMSLPVGITFRRELQERLGNR; via the coding sequence ATGGAGAAAAATCGCTGTATTGTGGTTGACGACGAACCAGCTGCACATTATGTATTGGTAAATTATATAGAAAGAAGCGCTGATCTGAAATTGGTGGCGCAGTGCTATAATGCCTTTGAAGCACTGGAATATCTGCGCAATAATCGGGTTGACCTGATCTTTCTGGATATTGATATGCCCGAAATTACTGGAATGGAATTCTTGAAAATGTTGGACAATCCACCCAAAACGATCTTGACAACAGCCTATTCAGAGTACGCATTGGAAAGCTACGACTATGGGGTGGTGGACTATTTGTTGAAACCCATATCTTTTCCTCGTTTTATTAAAGCTGTACAGCGCTTTCTGTCTTTTAACCAGAGTACAATCCCACAGGAGGAGGAGCCAAAAACAATTAGTATCCGTATGGATGGGCGGTTGATTGAGGTGAAGCTTTCTCAAATCGATTTTATCCAGAGTTTTGGTAATTATGTAAAAATTGTGACACCGGCACAGACTTATCTTACTGCCAGTACAACCCAGCAGATCTTAACGCAGGTGCCTGCTTCCAAATTTGTCCGCATCCATAAATCGTATATTGCCTCCATCAACAAGGTTAGCAAATATGAACATGGCATGGTGCAGATCAATGATATGAGTCTGCCTGTTGGGATCACTTTCAGAAGAGAACTACAAGAACGCTTAGGGAACAGGTAA
- the lpdA gene encoding dihydrolipoyl dehydrogenase, producing the protein MEQYDLVIIGSGPGGYVAAIRAAQLGYKTVLVEKYNTLGGTCTNVGCIPTKAILDSTHHYHDAMHHFAAHGITVDGLSVDFGRLYARKDQVVMQNTQGLNFLMRKNKITVMQGAASFVDNSTLSIVKKDNVTELIQGNKIIIATGSKPATIPGVVIDKERIITSTEALSLKTQPKNMVIIGGGVIGVEMASIFNRLGVEVTIIEYADHLLANMDHELGDGLKRILSKEGISIMLQQAVYKAENLGDSAQVSFKTRSGQEREITADYVLVAVGRKAYTEGLGLENTDVQLDARGTIVVNNQLETAASNIYAIGDVIGGAMLAHKAEEEAIFVVEQINGQKPYIHYDRIPAVVYTWPEVASVGFSEEELNAKGMKYTVGSFPFSANARARAGMDTQGFVKVLADPVYGELLGVHVLGARAADLIAQAVVGLEYEITADSMARISYAHPTYSEVMKEAHVIASGRPSINI; encoded by the coding sequence ATGGAACAATATGATCTAGTCATTATTGGCTCTGGACCCGGCGGATATGTTGCGGCGATTCGTGCTGCCCAATTGGGGTATAAAACGGTATTGGTTGAAAAATACAATACATTAGGTGGAACATGTACCAATGTTGGTTGTATTCCGACAAAGGCTATTTTGGACAGCACCCACCATTATCACGATGCTATGCATCATTTTGCGGCACATGGAATTACGGTCGATGGTTTGTCAGTAGACTTTGGACGGCTGTATGCGCGTAAAGACCAAGTGGTTATGCAAAATACGCAGGGACTCAACTTTCTTATGCGGAAAAATAAGATAACGGTGATGCAGGGTGCAGCGTCTTTTGTGGATAATTCGACATTGAGCATTGTAAAGAAAGACAACGTTACTGAGCTTATTCAGGGCAATAAGATCATTATCGCCACAGGGTCGAAACCGGCTACTATTCCTGGGGTAGTGATTGATAAGGAAAGAATCATCACTTCAACAGAGGCTTTATCCCTAAAGACGCAGCCAAAAAACATGGTTATAATTGGTGGTGGTGTGATTGGCGTGGAAATGGCCTCTATATTCAATAGATTGGGCGTTGAAGTTACGATCATCGAATATGCGGATCATCTCCTGGCAAATATGGATCATGAACTAGGGGATGGGCTCAAAAGAATCCTATCAAAGGAAGGGATCAGCATAATGCTTCAACAGGCTGTTTATAAAGCAGAAAATTTGGGCGATAGCGCGCAGGTCTCGTTCAAAACTCGTTCTGGGCAGGAGCGGGAAATAACGGCAGACTATGTGTTGGTGGCTGTAGGTCGCAAAGCTTATACCGAAGGATTGGGGCTGGAAAATACGGATGTTCAATTGGATGCTAGGGGAACAATTGTGGTGAATAATCAGTTGGAGACCGCTGCCTCCAATATTTATGCGATCGGAGATGTGATCGGTGGGGCGATGTTGGCCCATAAAGCGGAGGAGGAGGCAATATTTGTTGTTGAACAGATCAATGGGCAAAAACCGTATATACATTATGATCGAATACCTGCTGTTGTATATACCTGGCCTGAAGTCGCATCTGTAGGTTTCAGCGAAGAGGAACTCAACGCGAAGGGAATGAAATATACTGTTGGGAGCTTTCCATTTTCTGCCAATGCCCGTGCACGTGCGGGAATGGACACTCAGGGCTTTGTGAAAGTTTTGGCGGATCCGGTCTACGGTGAACTGCTGGGTGTACATGTGCTGGGAGCAAGGGCTGCAGATCTTATTGCGCAGGCAGTCGTAGGGCTGGAATATGAAATTACGGCAGACAGTATGGCCAGGATTTCTTATGCCCATCCGACGTATTCCGAAGTAATGAAGGAAGCACATGTCATAGCATCAGGACGACCATCGATCAATATCTAA
- a CDS encoding NAD(P)H-dependent oxidoreductase: MNIFIINGGQEFAHSGGSFNTTITNWTEQTLVKNGFETRVTNVNDAFDAMVEAENFKWADIIVYHFPVWWFQVPNRLKLYIDEVFTAGHNNGIYRSDGRSRKNPAINYGTGGLMHGKKYFVTSSWNAPDTAFTMEGEFFDQHSVDEGVLFGFHKMNQFAGLESIGSFHFHDMEKGATQERVDNYEKEYKAYLEEVFYFETQLS, encoded by the coding sequence ATGAATATATTTATTATCAATGGCGGACAGGAGTTCGCACACTCAGGTGGCTCTTTTAATACCACAATTACAAATTGGACGGAGCAAACTTTGGTTAAGAATGGATTTGAAACCCGTGTGACCAATGTAAATGATGCGTTTGACGCGATGGTCGAAGCTGAAAATTTTAAATGGGCGGATATCATTGTTTATCACTTTCCAGTATGGTGGTTTCAGGTGCCTAATCGTCTAAAGCTTTATATAGATGAAGTGTTTACAGCTGGACACAATAATGGAATCTATCGGAGTGATGGCCGTTCGCGTAAGAACCCTGCAATCAATTATGGTACCGGTGGATTGATGCATGGGAAAAAGTATTTTGTAACCTCAAGTTGGAACGCGCCAGATACGGCTTTTACGATGGAAGGTGAGTTTTTTGATCAGCATTCTGTTGATGAAGGTGTTCTGTTTGGCTTTCATAAGATGAATCAATTTGCAGGACTGGAAAGTATTGGAAGTTTTCATTTCCATGATATGGAGAAAGGCGCAACGCAGGAGCGTGTGGATAACTACGAAAAGGAATATAAAGCATATTTGGAAGAGGTATTTTATTTTGAAACTCAGTTATCATGA
- a CDS encoding Crp/Fnr family transcriptional regulator codes for MDQHILAESILKQIDLTMEEMDLFFSFVKLKKVKKKQFLLLEGDVSRYALFVVSGCLRSYCVDENGYQYIQQFAPEGWWIGDMYSLVTGKPGYLAVDAVFDSEIAMIAKTDLNRLYTEIPKLNIYFRVLAENALVYYQSRAMENLRLTAKERYERFCTRYPSLIACLPQKQVAAYIGVTPEFLSKMLNQ; via the coding sequence ATGGATCAACATATATTAGCGGAAAGCATCCTGAAACAGATTGATCTTACGATGGAGGAAATGGATCTTTTCTTTTCCTTTGTCAAATTAAAAAAGGTCAAGAAAAAACAGTTTTTGTTGTTGGAAGGGGATGTGAGCCGTTATGCGCTATTTGTCGTTTCGGGTTGTCTGCGCAGTTATTGTGTAGATGAAAATGGGTATCAATATATTCAGCAGTTTGCACCCGAAGGTTGGTGGATAGGAGATATGTATAGTCTAGTCACGGGTAAACCGGGATATCTTGCCGTTGATGCTGTATTTGATTCTGAAATTGCAATGATCGCAAAAACAGATCTCAATAGATTGTATACGGAGATCCCAAAATTGAATATCTATTTCAGGGTGTTGGCAGAAAACGCCCTGGTATATTACCAGAGCCGTGCCATGGAAAATCTGCGTTTGACTGCAAAGGAGCGTTATGAACGATTTTGCACACGCTATCCTAGCTTAATAGCCTGTCTTCCGCAAAAGCAAGTGGCCGCCTATATTGGCGTGACCCCAGAATTTTTGAGTAAGATGCTGAATCAGTAA